A section of the Oryza sativa Japonica Group chromosome 1, ASM3414082v1 genome encodes:
- the LOC4326529 gene encoding chitinase CLP-like: MSSPQAKSKGKPLLLVVISFLAVLPWHTLASGGGGKPLVTAVTKDGATKLYTIAVKDGHPLALDLSGELVWSTCDASHSTVLPYERECVEANHYTPPSCWMQYGGAGGDYRYGNKCTAHPYNGVTGRCAPGDLTRTALAADATNGSNPLYPVTFPAVASCAPGSLLASLPAGAVGVAGLGRSDLALHAQVAATQNVAKKFALCLPSVAVFGGGPFVLIFPYSRPDIMQKLSYTALRRSPELAGGNGGGYYITAKSIEVNHHQVPLPNHGAPLVVQLSSMVPYTELRPDVYGPFVKAWDEILQWPKKVAPPVAPFELCYESRTIGSNRLGYAVPDININLEDGAAWYIFGGNSLVQVDDATACFAFVEMRPEKVGYGPAVVIGGHQMEHNLVVFDEEKQQLGFSGLLFGLQTTCSNFNFTVAA, encoded by the coding sequence ATGTCGTCGCCGCAGGCCAAATCCAAAGGCAAACCGCTTCTCCTGGTGGTCATCTCCTTCCTCGCCGTGTTGCCGTGGCACACgctggcaagcggcggcggcggcaagccccTCGTCACGGCCGTCACCAAGGACGGCGCCACCAAGCTCTACACCATCGCCGTCAAGGACGGCCACCCCCTCGCCCTCGacctctccggcgagctcgtctGGTCGACCTGCGACGCCTCCCACTCCACCGTCCTCCCCTACGAGCGCGAGTGCGTGGAGGCCAACCACTACACGCCGCCGAGCTGCTGGATGCagtacggcggcgccggcggcgactacCGCTACGGCAACAAATGCACGGCGCACCCGTACAACGGTGTCACCGGGAGGTGCGCGCCGGGGGACCTGACGCGCACGGCGCTCGCCGCGGACGCCACCAACGGCAGCAACCCGCTCTACCCGGTCACCTTCCCGGCCGTCGCCTCCTGCGCGCCGGGCTCCCTCCTCGCCTcgctccccgccggcgccgtcggcgtcgccggtCTCGGGCGATCCGACCTCGCGCTGCACGCGCAGGTCGCGGCGACGCAGAACGTCGCCAAGAAGTTCGCGCTCTGCCTCCCGAGCGTCGccgtcttcggcggcggcccGTTCGTCCTCATCTTCCCCTACTCGCGGCCGGACATCATGCAGAAGCTGTCCTACACCGCGCTCCGCCGCAgcccggagctcgccggcggcaatggcggcgggtACTACATCACGGCCAAGAGCATCGAGGTGAACCACCACCAGGTGCCACTACCCAACCACGGGGCGCCACTCGTCGTCCAGCTGAGCTCCATGGTTCCGTACACCGAGCTCCGCCCCGACGTGTACGGCCCGTTCGTCAAGGCGTGGGACGAGATCCTGCAATGGCCGAAGAaggtggcgccgccggtggcgccgtTCGAGCTGTGCTACGAGAGCCGGACGATCGGCTCGAACCGGCTCGGCTACGCCGTGCCGGACATCAACATCAACCTCGAGGACGGCGCGGCGTGGTACATCTTCGGCGGCAACTCGCTGGTGCAGGTGGACGACGCCACGGCGTGCTTCGCGTTCGTCGAGATGAGGCCGGAGAAGGTCGGGTACGGCCCGGCGGTGGTGATCGGCGGGCACCAGATGGAGCACAACCTGGTGGTGTTCGACGAGGAGAAGCAGCAGCTCGGCTTCAGTGGCCTCCTCTTTGGGCTCCAGACCACCTGCAGCAACTTCAACTTCACTGTCGCTGCCTAA